Proteins encoded within one genomic window of Eleutherodactylus coqui strain aEleCoq1 chromosome 1, aEleCoq1.hap1, whole genome shotgun sequence:
- the LOC136592156 gene encoding uncharacterized PE-PGRS family protein PE_PGRS34-like isoform X1 has product MVGEEVGCSLVCRDGGEEVGCSLVCRDSVEEVGCSLVCRDSVEEVGCSLVCRDSVEEVGCSLIFRDGGDGGKVGCSLVWRDGGGGAVKEVGCSLVYRDGGDGGEVGCSLVWRDGGGGEELGCSLVCRDDGDGEEVGCSLVCRDSGEEVGCSLVWRDGGGGAVEEVGCSLVYRDGGDGGEVGCSLVCRDDGDGGEVGCSLVCRDDGDGEEVGCSLVCRDGGEEVGCSLVCRDGGDGGEVACSFVCRDGGDGGEVGCSLVCRDGGDGGEVGCSLVCRDGGDGEEEVGCSLVCRDGGEEVGCSLVCRDGGDGGEVGCSLVCRDDGDAEEVGCSLVCRDGGDGEEVGCSLFCRDGGGGAGEEVGCSLVYRDGGDGGKVGCSLVWRDGGGGAGEEVVCSLVYRDGGDGGEVSCSLVCRDGGEEVGCSLVWRDVGD; this is encoded by the exons atggtgggggaggaggtaggttgtagtcttgtctgtagagatggtggagaggaggtaggttgtagtcttgtctGTAGAGATAGTGTGgaggaggtaggttgtagtcttgtctGTAGAGATAGTGTGgaggaggtaggttgtagtcttgtctGTAGAGATAGTGTGgaggaggtaggttgtagtcttATCTTTAGAGATGGTGGTGATGGAGGGAaggtaggttgtagtcttgtctggaGAGATGGTGGTGGTGGAGCTGTAAaggaggtaggttgtagtcttgtctATAGAGATGGTGGTGATGGAGGggaggtaggttgtagtcttgtctggaGAGATGGTGGTGGTGGAGAGGAGTTAGGTTGTAGTCTTGTCTGTAGGGATGATGGTGATGGAgaggaggtag GTTGTAGTCTTGTCTGTAGAGATAGTGGGgaggaggtaggttgtagtcttgtctggaGAGATGGTGGTGGTGGAGCTGTAgaggaggtaggttgtagtcttgtctATAGAGATGGTGGAGATGGAGGggaggtaggttgtagtcttgtGTGTAGAGATGATGGTGATGGAGGggaggtaggttgtagtcttgtctgtagggatgatggtgatggagaggaggtaggttgtagtcttgtctgtagagatggtggggaggaggtaggttgtagtcttgtctGTAGAGATGGTGGTGATGGAGGGGAGGTAGCTTGTAGTTTTGTCTGTAGAGATGGTGGTGATGGAGGggaggtaggttgtagtcttgtctgtagagatggtggtgatggaggggaggtaggttgtagtcttgtctgtagagatggtggtgatggagaggaggaggtaggttgtagtcttgtTTGTAGAGATGGTGGGGAGGAGGTAGGCTGTAGTCTTGTCTGTAGAGATGGTGGTGATGGAGGAGAAgtaggttgtagtcttgtctGTAGAGATGATGGCGATGCAgaggaggtaggttgtagtcttgtctGTAGAGATGGTGGTGATGGAgaggaggtaggttgtagtcttTTCTGTAGAGATGGTGGTGGTGGAGCTGGAGAGGAGGTGGGTTGTAGTCTTGTCTATAGAGATGGTGGTGATGGAGGGAaggtaggttgtagtcttgtctggaGAGATGGGGGTGGTGGAGCTGGAGAGGAGGTAGTATGTAGTCTTGTCTATAGAGATGGTGGTGATGGAGGGGAGGTAAGTTGTAGTCTTGTCTGTAGAGATGGTGGGgaggaggtaggttgtagtcttgtctggaGAGATGTTGGTGATTGA
- the LOC136592156 gene encoding uncharacterized PE-PGRS family protein PE_PGRS34-like isoform X2 translates to MVGEEGGCSLVCRDSGEEVGCSLVWRDGGGGAVEEVGCSLVYRDGGDGGEVGCSLVCRDDGDGGEVGCSLVCRDDGDGEEVGCSLVCRDGGEEVGCSLVCRDGGDGGEVACSFVCRDGGDGGEVGCSLVCRDGGDGGEVGCSLVCRDGGDGEEEVGCSLVCRDGGEEVGCSLVCRDGGDGGEVGCSLVCRDGGEEVGCSLVCRDGGDGGEVGCSLVCRDDGDAEEVGCSLVCRDDGDGEEVGCSVVCRDGGDGEEVGCSLFCRDGGDGGKVGCSLVWRDGGGGAGEEVVCSLVYRDGGDGGEVSCSLVCRDGGEEVGCSLVCRDDGDGEEVGFSLVCRDDGNGEVGCSLVCRDGGEEVGCSLVCRDAGDGGEVGCSLVWRDGGGGAGEEVGRM, encoded by the exons ATGGTGGGGGAGGAGGGAGGTTGTAGTCTTGTCTGTAGAGATAGTGGGgaggaggtaggttgtagtcttgtctggaGAGATGGTGGTGGTGGAGCTGTAgaggaggtaggttgtagtcttgtctATAGAGATGGTGGAGATGGAGGggaggtaggttgtagtcttgtGTGTAGAGATGATGGTGATGGAGGggaggtaggttgtagtcttgtctgtagggatgatggtgatggagaggaggtaggttgtagtcttgtctgtagagatggtggggaggaggtaggttgtagtcttgtctGTAGAGATGGTGGTGATGGAGGGGAGGTAGCTTGTAGTTTTGTCTGTAGAGATGGTGGTGATGGAGGggaggtaggttgtagtcttgtctgtagagatggtggtgatggaggggaggtaggttgtagtcttgtctgtagagatggtggtgatggagaggaggaggtaggttgtagtcttgtTTGTAGAGATGGTGGGGAGGAGGTAGGCTGTAGTCTTGTCTGTAGAGATGGTGGTGATGGAGGAGAA gtaggttgtagtcttgtTTGTAGAGATGGTGGGGAGGAGGTAGGCTGTAGTCTTGTCTGTAGAGATGGTGGTGATGGAGGAGAAgtaggttgtagtcttgtctGTAGAGATGATGGCGATGCAgaggaggtaggttgtagtcttgtctGTAGAGATGATGGTGATGGAGAGGAGGTAGGTTGTAGTGTTGTCTGTAGAGATGGTGGTGATGGAgaggaggtaggttgtagtcttTTCTGTAGAGATGGTGGTGATGGAGGGAaggtaggttgtagtcttgtctggaGAGATGGGGGTGGTGGAGCTGGAGAGGAGGTAGTATGTAGTCTTGTCTATAGAGATGGTGGTGATGGAGGGGAGGTAAGTTGTAGTCTTGTCTGTAGAGATGGTGGGgaggaggtaggttgtagtcttgtctGTAGAGATGATGGTGATGGAGAGGAGGTAGGTTTTAGTCTTGTCTGTAGAGATGATGGTAATGGAgaggtaggttgtagtcttgtctgtagagatggtggggaggaggtaggttgtagtcttgtctGTAGAGATGCTGGCGATGGAGGCgaggtaggttgtagtcttgtctggaGAGATGGTGGTGGTGGAGCTGGAGAGGAGGTAGGTAGGATGTAG